One genomic region from Alphaproteobacteria bacterium encodes:
- a CDS encoding type II secretion system F family protein → MNELFSDFDAVTTVVSLGGAAAVVLLFLGIASSFNLERKRIMRRLERTQKGPTLATASSKITVRIDGSDSSIRGFDRLIKRIMPNPEKLRERLARTGKRISLGEYVLACGLVGVMTYLVLSVIFDLPAVVGTLFGVALGLGLPYLVVGFLAERRLKQFTNTFPEAIELIVRSLKSGLPVTEAIKSVGVEMADPVGVEFRRIADSFTFGATLDQALWAAVPRLDTPEFRFFIISLSVQQETGGNLAETLENLANILRRRKQMRKKIRAMCAEARASAMILGSLPFIIFGALLLVNPDYAMVLIHHPKGRLVLFMACSSLLTGIGIMFKMARFEI, encoded by the coding sequence ATGAACGAATTATTCAGCGATTTCGATGCGGTGACCACGGTTGTGAGCCTCGGCGGGGCCGCCGCCGTGGTGCTCCTGTTCCTGGGCATCGCCAGTTCGTTCAATCTCGAGCGCAAGCGGATCATGCGCCGGCTCGAGCGCACGCAGAAGGGCCCAACGCTTGCCACCGCGTCGTCGAAAATCACGGTCCGGATCGACGGCTCGGACAGCTCTATTCGCGGTTTTGACAGGCTTATCAAGCGAATAATGCCAAATCCCGAGAAGTTGCGCGAACGCCTGGCGAGAACGGGAAAGCGCATTTCGCTCGGCGAGTACGTACTCGCTTGCGGGTTGGTCGGCGTCATGACCTACCTGGTTCTCTCCGTCATTTTCGACCTGCCGGCAGTCGTCGGCACGCTCTTCGGTGTCGCACTCGGCCTGGGCCTGCCCTATCTCGTGGTCGGCTTTCTCGCGGAACGCCGGCTCAAGCAGTTCACGAACACGTTCCCGGAGGCGATCGAGCTTATCGTGCGAAGCCTCAAATCGGGCCTGCCGGTGACGGAGGCGATCAAGTCGGTGGGGGTCGAAATGGCGGATCCTGTCGGGGTCGAATTCCGCCGTATCGCCGACTCCTTCACCTTCGGGGCGACCCTCGATCAGGCCCTGTGGGCGGCTGTCCCACGGCTCGACACACCTGAGTTCCGGTTCTTCATCATCAGCCTTTCGGTCCAGCAGGAAACCGGCGGCAATCTCGCGGAAACCCTCGAGAACCTCGCGAACATCCTGCGCCGGCGCAAGCAGATGAGGAAGAAGATCCGGGCGATGTGCGCGGAGGCGCGCGCAAGCGCCATGATCCTCGGCTCGCTGCCATTCATCATTTTCGGCGCACTCCTCCTGGTCAACCCCGACTATGCGATGGTGCTCATCCACCATCCCAAAGGCCGATTGGTCCTTTTCATGGCCTGCTCCTCGCTCCTGACGGGGATTGGCATCATGTTCAAGATGGCGAGGTTCGAGATATGA
- a CDS encoding ATPase, T2SS/T4P/T4SS family produces the protein MFGRRTSEAAPPLRLVEPGAAANNGSGATAQPATSPAASPWVLEAKGKLATVVRNLLPAADAKRLTRAELTELIQSVVKSYIEENGAKPSPAEERAVIAALTNEAQKPAAATEVSGGPLPHVAEPVAAPPTPRSPIDIAKEHIQPKLLSRVDIAAASALPRDELGRQLGEIVAEIIFEEKMQLNALEQRDLVTKLLNDMLGLGPLEPLLADESITDIMVNGPQQVYIERGGKLELTGVRFRDDSHVMNIATRIVSRIGRRIDESSPLCDARLLDGSRVNIIIPPLAIDGPSVSIRKFSKKKITLDVMMRQGNISPQMATVLKIGGRSRLNILISGGTGSGKTTLLNAISQMIDAGERIVTIEDAAELQLQQPHVVRLETRPANIEGQGEITMRELVKNSLRMRPDRIILGEVRGSEAVDMLQAMNTGHEGSLGTIHANRPREALTRLENMVGMAGINLPSKAIRTQIAAALDMIVQVSRMRDGVRRITHIMEVVGMEGDVITTQDLFHYEVEGEGPDGKLIGKYKSSGLRPHFTPKAAYFGLDKPLVEALA, from the coding sequence GTGTTCGGACGACGCACCAGCGAAGCCGCCCCACCGCTTCGGCTTGTCGAGCCCGGCGCGGCCGCAAATAACGGGTCGGGCGCCACAGCGCAACCGGCGACGTCGCCGGCCGCCTCGCCTTGGGTGCTCGAAGCCAAAGGCAAGCTCGCGACCGTTGTACGCAACCTGCTACCTGCGGCCGACGCAAAGCGTCTCACGCGTGCTGAGCTTACCGAACTCATACAGTCCGTCGTCAAATCGTACATTGAAGAAAACGGCGCCAAACCGAGCCCGGCGGAAGAGCGGGCTGTGATCGCTGCACTGACCAACGAGGCCCAGAAACCGGCCGCCGCCACCGAAGTGTCGGGCGGACCCCTGCCCCACGTCGCCGAGCCGGTCGCAGCACCACCGACACCGCGCAGTCCGATCGACATCGCGAAGGAGCACATTCAACCCAAGTTGCTCTCTCGCGTCGATATCGCCGCCGCCTCCGCTTTGCCCCGCGATGAACTCGGACGCCAACTCGGCGAGATCGTCGCCGAAATCATCTTCGAAGAAAAAATGCAGCTCAACGCGCTCGAGCAGCGCGATCTCGTCACGAAACTGCTCAATGACATGCTCGGGCTGGGTCCGCTCGAACCGCTCCTCGCCGATGAATCGATCACCGATATCATGGTCAACGGGCCGCAGCAGGTCTATATCGAGCGCGGCGGCAAGCTCGAATTGACCGGCGTGCGGTTTCGCGACGACAGCCACGTCATGAATATCGCCACCCGTATCGTCTCTAGGATCGGCCGGCGGATCGACGAATCGAGTCCGCTGTGCGACGCGCGCCTGCTCGACGGCAGCCGCGTCAACATCATCATCCCCCCGCTCGCGATCGACGGGCCTTCGGTCTCAATCCGCAAATTCTCAAAGAAAAAGATTACGCTCGACGTGATGATGCGTCAGGGCAACATCTCGCCGCAGATGGCGACCGTGCTGAAGATCGGCGGCCGTTCCCGGCTCAACATCCTGATCTCGGGCGGTACGGGTTCGGGCAAGACCACGCTCCTCAATGCAATCAGCCAAATGATCGACGCCGGCGAGCGCATCGTGACCATCGAGGACGCGGCGGAACTTCAACTTCAGCAGCCTCACGTCGTCCGGCTCGAAACCAGGCCGGCGAATATCGAGGGCCAGGGCGAAATCACAATGCGCGAGCTGGTCAAGAACTCGCTGCGTATGCGCCCCGACCGTATCATCCTCGGCGAGGTGCGCGGCTCCGAAGCGGTCGACATGCTGCAGGCCATGAACACGGGCCATGAAGGAAGCCTCGGGACGATCCACGCCAACCGCCCCCGCGAGGCGCTGACACGACTTGAGAACATGGTCGGCATGGCGGGCATCAACCTGCCCTCCAAGGCCATTCGAACCCAGATCGCCGCCGCACTCGACATGATCGTGCAGGTGAGCCGCATGCGCGACGGCGTGCGGCGAATCACCCACATCATGGAAGTCGTCGGCATGGAAGGCGACGTCATCACCACGCAGGACCTCTTCCATTACGAAGTTGAAGGCGAAGGGCCCGACGGGAAGCTCATCGGCAAATATAAATCCTCGGGCCTGCGGCCGCACTTCACGCCCAAGGCCGCGTATTTCGGGCTCGACAAACCGCTCGTTGAGGCCTTGGCATGA
- a CDS encoding AAA family ATPase: MNALSPVRGDKKTAVGQADTAPLAAFVHDDDTRAALAGALGADWPTTSVVLGGVEQAIAHLAEDPSARYLVVDLSGSGDPMSELDRLAEVCAPGTSLIALGELNDVELYRTLRSAGVADYLVKPVTSEMISAALNTVRRRNAAAAAEPEKAPALACEVVAVVGARGGVGATTVATNLGWFFANDEQKRTMVVDFDLHNGAAALALDVEPSRGLCEVLENPDRIDGLFVASAASNLGNNLFLLCAEEAFDIPTMARPGAIELLAKELRHDFARVVMDLPRSNIDLLRQGMGEANTILIVTDFSLVGLRDASRLKAFAKANAPTAKIMIVANRVGAAKKGELPKAEVEKAIGTSLGTVIPEDSSGVARALNGGKPLAVAAPSSKATASLKGLAQALGKSKGKKPSFFARLLAGIKPSSS; encoded by the coding sequence TTGAATGCCCTTTCTCCTGTGCGTGGCGACAAGAAAACGGCGGTCGGACAGGCCGATACGGCGCCGCTTGCAGCCTTCGTGCATGACGACGACACGCGCGCGGCCCTTGCAGGCGCACTCGGCGCGGATTGGCCTACGACTTCGGTCGTGCTTGGCGGTGTCGAGCAGGCGATCGCACATCTAGCCGAAGACCCATCGGCGCGTTACCTCGTCGTCGATCTATCGGGTTCCGGCGATCCAATGTCCGAACTCGATCGGCTTGCCGAGGTTTGCGCGCCGGGAACGTCCTTGATTGCACTCGGCGAGCTCAATGACGTCGAGCTTTATCGCACCCTGCGCTCTGCCGGCGTCGCCGACTACCTGGTCAAGCCGGTGACCAGCGAAATGATTTCGGCTGCACTAAATACCGTGCGGCGGCGCAACGCCGCGGCGGCGGCCGAGCCCGAAAAAGCGCCGGCCCTGGCTTGCGAGGTCGTTGCCGTCGTCGGCGCGCGGGGTGGCGTGGGGGCTACGACCGTCGCAACGAACTTGGGCTGGTTTTTTGCGAATGACGAGCAGAAACGCACCATGGTCGTCGATTTCGACCTTCATAACGGTGCGGCCGCACTGGCCCTCGACGTCGAGCCGAGCCGCGGCCTTTGCGAGGTGCTTGAAAATCCCGATCGCATCGACGGCCTGTTCGTCGCGAGCGCCGCTTCGAATCTCGGGAATAACCTCTTTCTTCTCTGCGCCGAGGAGGCGTTCGACATACCGACCATGGCGCGTCCGGGTGCGATCGAGCTGCTCGCCAAGGAACTCCGCCACGACTTCGCCCGCGTCGTCATGGATTTGCCTCGAAGCAATATCGACCTCTTGCGGCAAGGCATGGGCGAGGCCAACACGATCCTGATCGTTACGGATTTCTCGCTCGTGGGCCTGCGCGACGCGAGCCGCCTAAAGGCATTCGCCAAGGCCAATGCGCCCACGGCAAAGATCATGATCGTCGCCAACCGCGTCGGAGCCGCCAAGAAGGGCGAGTTGCCGAAAGCCGAGGTGGAGAAGGCGATTGGCACGAGTCTCGGCACCGTGATTCCGGAGGACAGCTCCGGTGTCGCCAGGGCGCTCAATGGCGGCAAGCCGCTCGCCGTCGCCGCCCCAAGCAGCAAGGCGACCGCGTCCCTCAAGGGTCTCGCCCAGGCACTCGGCAAATCGAAGGGCAAGAAGCCGAGCTTTTTTGCGCGCTTGCTAGCGGGCATCAAGCCAAGCTCGAGCTAA